A region from the Lolium perenne isolate Kyuss_39 chromosome 4, Kyuss_2.0, whole genome shotgun sequence genome encodes:
- the LOC127297248 gene encoding uncharacterized protein yields the protein MTAAAACPGFFTQEETRATAAVAARNEHREDVADGSQAVEEEGEEEEEPTEAAANLSKGKKKRKKDSPPAEPRIKWTPKEEECLAEAWMTVSTNGIIGANQSFDTYWFRVRQAYEERKLVDPYFNKTNMNVYRGDKAMATHWGIMQTACSKWHGVQEEIDKRPISGHDLEQRLRRALDMYTDDTGLQFKFLNVYARLEKCEKWKEVRTSLSKSKTEQYNPDAPPACAAEGRPELGQKKQKELKRTDNPADRMQASIDKCWADLRSHADGRNDKFDGRWREMLANQGARIALLKTTVAAKKRNTDLAFLMGGGDMELMDEETRNWYQGHRNDILRATTSSPPAPTSSTSPSTSSTAAASTSTAAASSSPAAAASATACEETGPSDTAVPAGTADEPVSV from the exons atgaccgccgccgctgcgtgcccggggttcttcacgcaagaggagacgagggcgacggcagctgtggcggcgcgcaacgagcatcgggaggatgttgccgacggaagccaagccgtcgaagaagaaggcgaggaagaagaagagccaactgaagccgccgccaacctgtcgaaggggaagaagaagaggaagaaggactcgccgcctgccgaaccgcgtatcaaatggacgccgaaggaagaggagtgcctcgccgaagcttggatgaccgtgtccacgaacggcataatcggggccaatcagtcgttcgacacataCTGGTTTCGAGTGAGGCAGGCGTACGAGGAACGCAagctcgtcgatccctacttcaacaagacgaacatgaacgtgtaccggggagacaaggcaatggccacccattgggggatcatgcagacggcgtgcagcaaatggcacggcgtacaggaggagatcgacaaacggccgatcagcggccacgacttggagcaaaGG ctgcgccgagctttggacatgtacacggacgacaccggcctgcagttcaagttcctcaacgtctacgcccgcctcgagaagtgcgagaagtggaaggaagttCGCACGTCCCTCTCGAAaagcaagaccgagcagtacaaccccgacgctccgccggcttgcgcggcggaagggcgccctgagctcggccagaagaagcagaaagagctcaaacggacggacaatcccgccgacaggatgcaggcgtcgatcgacaagtgctgggccgacttgagatcgcacgccgacgggaggaacgacaagttcgacggcaggtggcgggagatgctcgccaaccaaggcgcccggatcgccctgctgaagacgacggtggcggcgaagaagaggaacacagacttggcgttcctcatgggcggcggcgacatggaactgatggacgaggagacgaggaattggtaccagggccaccgcaacgacatcctccgagccactacgtcgtctccgccggctcctacctcgtctacctcaccatctacctcgtcgactgcggctgcttcgacgtccactgccgctgcttcatcgtcgcccgccgcagccgcttcggccacggcgtgtgaggaaactggtccgtcggacaccgccgtgccggccgggactgccgacgagcctgtctccgtgtaa
- the LOC127348099 gene encoding uncharacterized protein, with translation MGTTGDWSGLPEDLLLIAMAAMEVPDVVRSGYVCSAWRSAYATFRRLRLPTRPNQPPCLLYPRVDADGTGSALLYSPFTNTTLRLPPIHSAVGSANGWIFTTDEAPNPYLVNPVTGARVALPPITALERVKNSFLDGEGNTVYDVDFAWKGGPDMQHVTAQKARDWVYRRVAISGAGTAACIVLLVHMPHGELSFTRPGDERWTPVPDPIRWIPGAFDSVAHDDEKSGLFYVLRSTGDVLALDLSVASPVTRHVTITSGNHAPKDTDYLIPTPCDRSLLLVRRQLVRSVEFPEEEEDKSSDGCDTDRRRSNSATTRIYMEKIWLDSPRPSRIETAEGVGDNALFLGSNSPMCFPVAGYPMLKPNCAYLVDDCEQLTMPVTRRDFGIWDFGSGSLHKLVDVWPSLPPWSDTSIPIWITPSLH, from the coding sequence ATGGGAACAACCGGGGACTGGTCCGGGCTACCGGAAGATCTCCTGCTCATCGCCATGGCGGCGATGGAGGTACCCGACGTGGTCCGCTCGGGATACGTCTGCTCCGCGTGGCGCTCCGCCTACGCTACGttccgtcgcctccgcctccccaCGCGGCCCAACCAGCCGCCCTGCCTGCTATACCCTCGCGTCGACGCCGACGGGACCGGCTCCGCCTTGCTCTACTCCCCGTTCACCAACACCACCTTGCGCCTGCCCCCGATCCACAGTGCCGTCGGCTCGGCGAACGGGTGGATCTTCACCACCGACGAGGCCCCCAACCCTTACCTCGTCAACCCCGTGACCGGCGCCCGGGTCGCGCTGCCGCCCATCACGGCCCTCGAGCGCGTCAAGAACAGCTTCTTGGACGGCGAGGGGAACACCGTGTACGACGTCGACTTCGCCTGGAAAGGCGGGCCCGACATGCAGCACGTCACGGCGCAGAAGGCGAGAGACTGGGTGTACCGCCGGGTGGCCATCTCCGGCGCCGGCACGGCGGCGTGCATCGTCTTGCTGGTGCACATGCCGCACGGGGAGCTCTCCTTCACCAGGCCAGGCGACGAGCGCTGGACCCCGGTCCCTGACCCGATCAGATGGATCCCCGGCGCCTTCGACAGCGTAGCTCACGACGACGAGAAAAGCGGCCTGTTTTACGTGCTACGCTCCACCGGCGACGTGCTCGCTCTGGATCTTAGCGTTGCGTCACCGGTGACGAGGCACGTGACGATCACGTCGGGAAACCACGCCCCCAAGGACACTGACTACCTCATCCCCACGCCTTGCGACCGCAGCCTCTTGCTGGTGAGGAGACAGTTGGTCAGGTCCGTGGAGttcccggaggaggaggaggacaagaGCTCCGATGGGTGTGATACTGATAGGCGTCGCTCCAACTCCGCCACGACCCGCATCTACATGGAAAAGATTTGGCTCGACAGTCCAAGGCCATCAAGGATAGAGACGGCGGAAGGCGTGGGGGACAATGCTTTGTTCCTTGGGAGCAACTCGCCCATGTGCTTTCCCGTCGCGGGCTACCCAATGCTCAAGCCAAACTGCGCCTATCTGGTCGACGACTGTGAGCAGCTCACTATGCCCGTCACACGGAGGGACTTCGGTATCTGGGACTTCGGTAGCGGAAGCCTGCACAAGCTCGTTGATGTGTGGCCGTCTCTCCCTCCATGGTCGGATACGTCTATTCCGATCTGGATCACACCATCTCTTCACTAG